Proteins encoded together in one SAR202 cluster bacterium window:
- a CDS encoding NUDIX domain-containing protein: MSDKKRNNLEIFHSFAGNILDRSEVERRDQNWISSLISNPETKFLLAKNLLFPVESKSKELVWLTKKSLSQISDTISEDLFYLLGTKDNVGYFALDITNITVNTLDTWEFLEPREIALSANETDVAIMAQAKSQIYWHSSHRYCSKCGSLSIPQKGGIVRTCQSCEMQHFPRTDPVVIMLVYKDQHCLLGQNRRRANGFYSALAGFMDHAESIEEAVRREVKEESGVDIKSVICHSSQP; this comes from the coding sequence GTGTCAGATAAAAAAAGAAACAACTTAGAAATATTCCATTCTTTTGCAGGTAACATTTTAGATAGAAGCGAAGTTGAGAGAAGAGACCAAAATTGGATTTCTTCTCTCATTTCTAATCCGGAAACTAAATTTCTTTTAGCAAAAAATTTATTATTTCCTGTAGAATCCAAATCAAAAGAACTAGTCTGGCTGACGAAAAAATCATTAAGTCAGATTTCTGATACTATATCTGAAGACCTTTTTTATCTTCTCGGCACAAAAGATAATGTAGGATATTTTGCTCTAGATATAACTAACATTACTGTCAATACACTGGACACTTGGGAATTCCTTGAACCCAGAGAAATAGCTTTATCTGCAAATGAAACCGATGTTGCCATTATGGCACAGGCAAAAAGTCAAATTTATTGGCATAGTAGCCACAGGTATTGTTCAAAATGTGGTTCTTTATCAATACCACAAAAAGGAGGAATTGTTCGAACATGTCAAAGTTGCGAAATGCAACATTTTCCAAGAACAGATCCTGTAGTAATAATGTTGGTTTATAAAGATCAACACTGCTTACTTGGCCAAAACAGACGGCGTGCAAATGGCTTTTATTCGGCATTAGCTGGATTTATGGACCATGCAGAATCTATAGAAGAAGCTGTAAGAAGAGAAGTAAAAGAAGAATCAGGAGTCGATATAAAAAGTGTCATTTGTCATTCTTCACAACCATG
- a CDS encoding dienelactone hydrolase family protein: MYEGMIAETITMSGHGGTEINAYLAKPIGDGPFPGVVLIHHLPGWDELYREFTRRFAHHGYQAICPNLYYRDGHGTPEDVAAKVRSVGGVADDQVMGDLESAANYLKQLSDNNGKTAVFGTCSGGRHGFLAGCRLDVFDAVVECWGGNVVMDAESLTEKQPVSPSDYTADLSAPLLGIFGNDDQSPTPDKVNIHEDQLKSAGKEYEFHRYDGAGHGFFYHDRPMYRQEQAVDGWNKIWDFLGRKIN; this comes from the coding sequence ATGTATGAAGGAATGATCGCTGAAACTATAACAATGAGTGGGCATGGCGGTACTGAAATTAATGCTTATCTTGCTAAGCCTATTGGTGACGGACCTTTCCCTGGTGTAGTTTTAATTCATCACTTACCTGGTTGGGATGAATTGTACAGAGAATTCACACGAAGATTTGCGCATCATGGATATCAGGCTATTTGTCCTAATTTATATTATAGAGATGGCCACGGTACACCAGAAGATGTAGCTGCTAAAGTACGATCAGTTGGTGGAGTTGCAGACGATCAAGTAATGGGTGATCTTGAAAGTGCAGCAAATTATTTAAAACAACTTTCTGACAATAATGGCAAAACTGCAGTTTTTGGCACATGCTCAGGAGGACGACATGGATTTCTTGCAGGTTGCAGACTTGACGTATTTGACGCTGTCGTTGAATGCTGGGGAGGCAATGTTGTTATGGATGCAGAAAGTTTAACAGAAAAACAACCTGTTTCACCTTCAGATTACACAGCAGATTTGTCTGCCCCATTACTAGGTATTTTTGGAAACGATGACCAAAGCCCTACCCCTGACAAAGTGAATATACATGAAGATCAATTAAAATCAGCCGGCAAAGAATACGAATTCCATCGATATGACGGTGCTGGCCATGGTTTCTTCTATCATGATAGACCAATGTATCGTCAAGAACAGGCAGTTGATGGTTGGAATAAAATATGGGACTTCTTAGGAAGAAAAATTAATTAA
- a CDS encoding uracil-DNA glycosylase: MKNNLPNLNDEIINCTLCERLVDHRNMISRKKRKAFLSDNYWGKPVPSFGEIDASIFILGLAPGAHGSNRTGRMFTGDSSGNLLYQTLFNNGLCSQPESTNIQDGLELTDCYISAVVRCVPPQNKPTLYEIKTCQRYLLQEIKILTNLKVIVALGKIAFDQYIKSMKLLGITSDSKPLFGHNERYILSNGITLISSYHPSQQNTLTGRLTPEMFNDVFKLAKAISLQNKH, from the coding sequence ATGAAAAATAATCTGCCAAATCTCAATGACGAAATAATTAATTGCACATTATGTGAACGATTAGTAGATCATAGAAACATGATTTCACGAAAAAAAAGAAAAGCTTTCTTATCGGATAATTATTGGGGAAAACCTGTCCCATCATTTGGTGAAATTGATGCATCAATTTTCATATTAGGTCTGGCTCCAGGAGCACATGGGTCAAATAGAACTGGTAGAATGTTCACTGGAGACAGTAGTGGTAATTTATTGTATCAAACTCTTTTTAATAATGGATTATGTAGTCAACCTGAATCTACAAATATTCAAGATGGTTTAGAGCTTACAGATTGCTATATCTCAGCTGTAGTCAGATGTGTTCCTCCACAAAACAAACCTACACTTTATGAAATTAAAACATGTCAGAGATATTTATTACAAGAGATAAAAATATTAACGAACCTAAAGGTTATTGTAGCTCTAGGGAAAATTGCATTTGATCAATATATAAAAAGTATGAAATTACTAGGAATAACAAGTGACTCAAAACCTCTTTTTGGGCATAATGAAAGATATATTCTAAGTAATGGAATTACCCTTATATCCTCTTACCACCCTAGCCAGCAAAACACATTAACCGGAAGATTAACTCCGGAAATGTTCAATGATGTTTTTAAATTAGCGAAAGCTATTTCATTGCAAAATAAACATTAA
- a CDS encoding NAD(P)H-dependent oxidoreductase — translation MKKPIKILGISGSIRKESYNTLLIMETQKISKDLLENEMHISIYPLNNIPIYNNDLESDFHFPKEVEKFRDLIRDSDALLISSPEYNGSVTGVLKNALDWASRKDNHPTRPLEGKAVAIIGAGGGSGTKNSQKHLQSILIHTKSTIIDNTYVGIEHTWKYVNNNHIDDSNILEKLTKVAQDIYKYCLNEK, via the coding sequence ATGAAAAAACCTATTAAAATCTTAGGAATATCTGGCAGTATTAGGAAAGAATCATACAACACATTACTTATCATGGAAACTCAAAAAATCAGCAAAGATTTGCTTGAAAATGAAATGCATATTTCAATTTATCCTTTAAATAATATCCCTATTTACAATAACGACCTTGAAAGTGATTTTCATTTCCCCAAAGAAGTGGAAAAGTTTAGAGATTTAATTAGAGATTCCGATGCACTTCTGATATCCTCTCCTGAATATAATGGATCGGTCACGGGAGTATTAAAGAACGCATTAGATTGGGCATCAAGAAAAGATAACCATCCTACAAGACCATTAGAAGGTAAAGCTGTTGCAATTATTGGGGCTGGTGGAGGTTCTGGAACAAAAAACTCCCAAAAACACTTGCAAAGTATATTAATCCATACCAAAAGTACAATTATTGATAATACTTATGTAGGTATTGAACATACTTGGAAATATGTTAACAATAATCATATTGATGATAGTAATATTCTAGAAAAATTAACTAAAGTTGCTCAGGATATATATAAGTATTGCTTAAATGAAAAATAA